The following are encoded together in the Kutzneria kofuensis genome:
- a CDS encoding SDR family NAD(P)-dependent oxidoreductase, whose translation MTGAGRGIGRALAVGLAAEGADLVLVARSRDQLEDTAALVGTNARVIPADLGDLAQVAEVAAEAGPVDILINNAAVPWPAGPTATVDPAEFAYAVAVNVTAVAALTIHLLPGMLQRGWGRIVNLSSGAAQVPAFLNGGNAYTTTKSAVEGHSVNLAAELADTGVTVNIYRPGTVDTSMMTWVRDGGGRRMDPKVHEFFADVQDRGDLLTPDQSAGYLLARLAGDDTGQTWHAADGVIAELAEES comes from the coding sequence GTGACCGGCGCGGGGCGGGGGATCGGCCGGGCGCTGGCGGTCGGGTTGGCCGCCGAGGGCGCCGACCTGGTGCTGGTCGCCCGGTCCCGGGACCAGCTCGAGGACACTGCCGCCCTGGTCGGCACCAACGCGCGGGTCATCCCCGCCGATCTCGGCGACCTGGCGCAGGTGGCCGAGGTCGCCGCTGAGGCCGGCCCTGTCGACATTCTTATCAACAACGCCGCCGTGCCGTGGCCGGCCGGCCCCACCGCCACGGTGGATCCGGCCGAGTTCGCCTACGCCGTCGCCGTGAATGTCACCGCCGTCGCCGCTCTGACCATCCACTTGCTGCCTGGCATGCTGCAGCGGGGGTGGGGCCGCATCGTCAACCTCTCCAGCGGCGCCGCGCAGGTGCCCGCCTTCCTCAACGGCGGCAACGCGTACACCACCACCAAGTCCGCCGTCGAGGGCCACAGCGTCAACCTCGCCGCGGAGCTGGCCGACACCGGCGTCACGGTCAACATCTACCGCCCCGGCACCGTCGACACGTCGATGATGACCTGGGTCCGCGACGGTGGCGGCCGGCGGATGGATCCCAAGGTCCACGAGTTCTTCGCCGACGTGCAGGATCGCGGCGACCTGCTCACCCCCGACCAGAGCGCCGGCTACCTGCTGGCCCGCCTGGCCGGCGACGACACCGGCCAGACCTGGCACGCCGCCGACGGCGTGATCGCCGAGCTGGCGGAGGAGAGCTGA
- a CDS encoding class I SAM-dependent methyltransferase, producing the protein MDYDEGLHAVYERGRALPPKTVVTWMTALERNASERRPLTVLDLGSGTGRFSDALADTFGGPVYGVEPSARMREVAAAAHPHPAVTYLDGRAESIPLPDNSCDLSVMFLVLHHIEHRMLGVKELARVLKPGARLCVHSGFSGQMHDHVWYRYFPRAREVDDMVFPRLDEVIAQFAEAGLGYVGLDQVDQQVAASLPAYFERFRHRSFSTLQHMSEEEIAEGMAAMQEAARRAEGAPPEPVIQTADLLVLERLDA; encoded by the coding sequence GTGGATTACGACGAGGGGCTGCACGCAGTCTACGAACGAGGACGCGCGCTGCCGCCCAAGACTGTCGTCACGTGGATGACCGCGCTGGAGCGCAACGCATCTGAGCGCCGCCCGCTGACCGTGCTCGACCTGGGTTCCGGAACCGGTCGGTTCAGCGATGCGCTGGCCGACACCTTCGGCGGCCCCGTCTACGGCGTGGAGCCCTCGGCCCGTATGCGCGAGGTCGCGGCGGCCGCGCACCCGCACCCCGCCGTGACCTATCTGGACGGTCGCGCCGAATCGATCCCATTACCGGACAACAGCTGCGATTTGTCCGTAATGTTCCTGGTCCTGCACCACATCGAGCACCGCATGCTGGGCGTGAAGGAGCTGGCCCGGGTGCTCAAGCCGGGCGCCCGGCTGTGCGTGCACAGCGGGTTCTCCGGCCAGATGCACGACCACGTCTGGTACCGCTACTTCCCGCGCGCCCGCGAGGTCGACGACATGGTCTTCCCCCGGCTCGACGAGGTCATCGCCCAGTTCGCCGAGGCCGGCCTCGGCTACGTCGGGCTCGACCAGGTCGACCAGCAGGTGGCCGCCAGCCTGCCCGCCTATTTCGAGCGATTTCGACACCGTTCCTTTTCCACCCTGCAACATATGTCGGAAGAGGAGATCGCCGAGGGCATGGCCGCGATGCAGGAGGCCGCCCGGCGGGCCGAAGGGGCGCCGCCGGAGCCGGTAATCCAAACGGCGGACCTCCTCGTCCTGGAGCGTCTCGACGCGTAG
- a CDS encoding CGNR zinc finger domain-containing protein — protein MDNAAYLDVALRLANADLTEVDGLREALYEEPWWADRVHEADLRALRPVADGLRRTLAAAVAADRAAVQKEANALLAAHPLRPQLSSGHSEKENWHVHVADPGQPPATEVAAAASWGIAQGIVHYGLERWGRCAAEDCGKFFLDTSTNRAKRFCSARCANRVHVAAFRSRKRD, from the coding sequence GTGGACAATGCCGCTTACCTCGACGTCGCGCTGCGGCTGGCCAACGCCGACCTGACCGAGGTCGACGGGCTGCGCGAGGCCCTGTACGAGGAACCGTGGTGGGCCGACCGCGTGCACGAGGCCGACCTGCGCGCGCTGCGCCCGGTCGCCGACGGCCTGCGCCGCACGCTGGCCGCGGCCGTCGCCGCCGACCGGGCGGCCGTCCAGAAGGAAGCCAACGCACTGCTGGCCGCGCACCCGCTACGCCCGCAGCTGTCCTCCGGCCACAGTGAGAAGGAGAACTGGCACGTGCACGTGGCCGACCCCGGCCAGCCGCCGGCCACCGAGGTCGCCGCCGCCGCGTCGTGGGGCATCGCGCAGGGCATCGTCCACTACGGACTGGAGCGCTGGGGACGCTGCGCCGCCGAGGACTGCGGCAAGTTCTTCCTGGACACCTCGACCAACCGCGCCAAGCGGTTCTGCTCGGCCCGCTGCGCCAACCGCGTGCACGTGGCGGCGTTCCGTTCCCGCAAGCGCGACTAG
- a CDS encoding NfeD family protein: MAALLWLLFGVALVLAEVVSGDFVLVMLGVAGLAAALADVIGGSLVVDAIVFAATALVGIFAVRPILRSRLMSGHEHLSTNVQALKGVQAVVLSTVDEHDGRVRINGEVWSARAFEPTQRLEPGRQVIVMDISGATAIVWAEN; encoded by the coding sequence ATGGCCGCTCTGTTGTGGCTCCTGTTCGGCGTCGCGCTGGTGCTCGCCGAGGTGGTGTCCGGGGACTTCGTCCTCGTGATGCTGGGCGTCGCGGGGCTGGCGGCCGCGCTGGCCGACGTGATCGGCGGCAGCCTTGTCGTCGACGCGATCGTCTTCGCGGCCACGGCGCTGGTGGGGATCTTCGCCGTACGGCCGATTCTGCGCAGCCGGCTGATGTCGGGTCACGAGCACCTGAGCACCAACGTGCAGGCGCTCAAGGGCGTGCAGGCGGTGGTGCTGTCGACGGTCGACGAGCACGACGGCCGGGTGCGCATCAATGGTGAGGTGTGGTCGGCTCGGGCGTTCGAGCCGACGCAGCGGTTGGAGCCGGGCCGGCAGGTGATCGTCATGGACATCTCGGGAGCGACGGCAATCGTGTGGGCGGAGAACTGA
- a CDS encoding phage tail tube protein, which produces MRRREVIVGLLGVTMLMGASAAAAQPVSAYTLTLYPSEVRPGGEIRVELQSQDVLDPCGGMATSPGFVAPIELQLSSHTVHSGTGQVITKPGVYQVTVSCPPGGSVTQTFTITGGPSTTPKPPATAPRPKRVTPVGAPETGGGGTA; this is translated from the coding sequence ATGCGACGCAGAGAAGTGATCGTCGGCCTGTTAGGCGTCACCATGCTGATGGGCGCGTCCGCCGCGGCGGCCCAGCCGGTGTCCGCCTACACGCTGACGTTGTACCCGAGCGAAGTGCGGCCGGGCGGCGAGATCCGGGTCGAACTGCAGTCGCAGGACGTCCTCGACCCCTGCGGCGGGATGGCGACCTCGCCCGGTTTCGTCGCTCCCATCGAGCTGCAGCTCAGCTCGCACACCGTGCACAGCGGCACCGGTCAGGTGATCACGAAGCCCGGCGTCTACCAGGTGACGGTGTCGTGCCCGCCGGGCGGCTCGGTGACCCAGACCTTCACCATCACCGGTGGACCGTCGACCACACCGAAGCCGCCGGCCACCGCGCCGCGGCCGAAGCGCGTGACACCGGTCGGAGCGCCGGAGACCGGGGGCGGCGGCACCGCCTGA
- a CDS encoding DUF1707 SHOCT-like domain-containing protein, with product MTTQMRASDQDREQVVDRLNAAVGKGLLTLPEAEERIAAAYAARYLDDLTPLTADLPDPKPTPPPQRDRRPRFDPRVLPVLAVLAAVIVVTHGFAFPLILVAFLAMKFGMWRHGRPARM from the coding sequence ATGACCACTCAGATGAGGGCGTCCGACCAGGACCGGGAACAGGTCGTCGACCGGCTCAACGCGGCCGTCGGCAAGGGCCTGCTCACCCTGCCCGAGGCCGAGGAGCGCATCGCCGCCGCCTACGCGGCCCGGTATCTCGACGACCTGACCCCGTTGACCGCCGACCTGCCCGACCCGAAACCGACGCCACCGCCCCAGCGGGACCGCCGGCCGCGCTTCGACCCCCGTGTGCTGCCGGTCCTGGCGGTGCTGGCCGCGGTGATCGTGGTCACGCACGGCTTCGCGTTCCCGCTGATCCTGGTGGCTTTCCTGGCGATGAAGTTCGGCATGTGGCGGCACGGACGCCCTGCCCGGATGTAG
- a CDS encoding amidase has product MDLADACFAGAAAQADLLRAGELSSRELVDATLRRIDRHDRELNAYRLVFAEQALEHAAAADERRARGEDAPLLGVPIAVKEDSAIAGLPTTTGTYAVDQLEPSDSEVVRRLRAAGAVIVGRTRMPELGLWPYTESAFAGATRNPWSPAHTSGGSSGGSASAVCAGLAGAAIGSDGAGSIRIPAASTGVYGLKPQRGRVSLHPSGELWTGMVVAGPLSRHVRDWALVADQIRGSLPSDPVAAIPPRTSFVEAAATPPGKLRVAVSLKPWVAGVTVDQRVRSAVLGMAELLRELGHEVIERDPTLLDPTTQLALAPRYLSSAAEAVAALDRPSAVERRTRQVAAMGRAVPRWLVVRSRRFGERFSQVANQIFTHADVLLTPTLTRPPIRVGEWQGRSTLTTLLAANRYTAFLPQWNIAGNPAASVPAGFTPDGLPLAVQLVGRPHDECTLLSLSSQIEQARPWADQRPPGF; this is encoded by the coding sequence ATGGACCTCGCCGACGCGTGTTTCGCCGGCGCCGCCGCCCAGGCCGACCTGCTGCGCGCCGGCGAGTTGTCGTCACGTGAGCTGGTGGACGCCACGCTGCGCCGCATCGACCGCCACGACCGCGAGCTCAACGCCTACCGCCTGGTGTTCGCCGAACAGGCCCTGGAACACGCGGCGGCGGCCGACGAGCGCCGGGCGCGCGGCGAGGATGCGCCGCTGCTGGGTGTGCCGATCGCCGTGAAGGAGGACTCGGCGATCGCCGGGCTGCCCACGACGACCGGCACGTACGCGGTGGACCAGCTCGAACCGTCCGACTCGGAGGTGGTGCGCCGGCTGCGCGCGGCGGGTGCGGTCATCGTGGGCCGCACGCGGATGCCGGAGCTGGGGCTGTGGCCGTACACCGAGTCGGCGTTCGCGGGCGCGACCCGCAACCCGTGGTCGCCCGCCCACACCTCGGGTGGCTCCAGCGGCGGCTCGGCCAGCGCCGTGTGCGCGGGGTTGGCGGGCGCGGCGATCGGCTCCGACGGGGCCGGCTCGATCCGCATCCCCGCCGCCTCCACCGGCGTCTACGGCCTCAAGCCGCAGCGTGGACGAGTGTCGCTGCATCCGTCCGGCGAACTGTGGACGGGCATGGTCGTGGCCGGGCCGCTGAGCCGGCACGTGCGGGACTGGGCGCTGGTCGCCGACCAGATCCGCGGCTCGCTGCCCAGCGACCCGGTGGCCGCGATCCCGCCGCGAACGAGCTTCGTCGAGGCGGCCGCGACGCCGCCGGGCAAGCTGCGTGTCGCGGTGTCGCTCAAGCCGTGGGTCGCCGGCGTGACCGTCGACCAGCGCGTGCGGTCGGCCGTGCTGGGGATGGCTGAGCTGCTGCGGGAACTGGGGCACGAGGTCATCGAGCGGGACCCGACGCTGCTGGACCCGACCACGCAGCTCGCGCTAGCCCCGCGCTACCTGTCCAGCGCCGCCGAGGCCGTCGCCGCGCTGGACCGTCCCAGCGCCGTGGAGCGCCGCACCCGGCAGGTCGCCGCGATGGGACGGGCCGTGCCGCGCTGGCTGGTCGTGCGCTCCCGGCGGTTCGGGGAACGGTTCTCCCAGGTCGCCAACCAGATCTTCACGCACGCCGACGTGCTGCTGACGCCCACGCTCACACGGCCACCGATCCGCGTCGGCGAGTGGCAGGGCCGGTCCACGCTGACCACGCTGCTGGCCGCCAACCGGTACACGGCGTTCCTGCCGCAGTGGAACATCGCCGGCAACCCCGCCGCGTCCGTGCCCGCCGGGTTCACCCCCGACGGCCTGCCGCTCGCCGTGCAGCTCGTCGGCCGTCCGCACGACGAGTGCACGCTGCTGTCCCTTTCGTCCCAGATCGAGCAAGCACGTCCCTGGGCCGACCAGCGGCCGCCGGGGTTCTAG
- a CDS encoding LysR family transcriptional regulator: MLDVRRLRLLRELAHRGTIAAVAEAVAFTPSAVSQQLSALEREAGVPLLTRSGRRVVLTPAGRNLVRHAEAVLAQLERATAELAGARSGLSGSLRIGAFPSAGRVMVPAALAELARRHPGLEPMVVELDPARVADALRAGDLDVALVHEYDFAPVPAEPGIAVIPLCREAMYLATADPALATVADCRDEPWILAVTGTLCHRMTVHACQAAGFTPRTRHQVDDFATVLALVAAGQGVALVPELGLVDRPDGVTLTRLSVGRHTRIAHRSGAEDHPAVQAFAEAMESAVPEGL, encoded by the coding sequence ATGCTTGATGTGCGTCGGCTGCGACTGCTGCGGGAACTGGCCCATCGCGGCACCATCGCCGCGGTCGCCGAGGCGGTCGCGTTCACGCCGTCGGCGGTGTCGCAGCAGCTCAGTGCCCTGGAGCGGGAGGCAGGTGTGCCGCTGCTGACGCGTAGCGGCCGCCGGGTCGTGCTCACACCGGCCGGCCGCAACCTCGTCCGGCACGCCGAGGCCGTGCTGGCGCAGTTGGAACGCGCCACCGCCGAGTTGGCGGGCGCACGCTCCGGCCTGTCGGGGTCGCTGCGGATCGGCGCGTTCCCCAGCGCGGGTCGCGTGATGGTGCCGGCGGCGCTGGCCGAGCTGGCTCGGCGGCATCCGGGGCTGGAGCCGATGGTCGTGGAGCTGGATCCCGCGCGGGTGGCCGACGCCCTGCGCGCCGGTGATCTCGACGTGGCGCTGGTGCACGAGTACGACTTCGCGCCCGTTCCCGCCGAGCCTGGTATCGCCGTGATACCGCTGTGCCGGGAGGCGATGTACCTGGCCACCGCCGACCCCGCGCTCGCGACGGTCGCCGATTGCCGTGACGAGCCGTGGATCCTGGCCGTGACCGGGACGCTGTGCCACCGGATGACCGTGCACGCCTGTCAGGCCGCCGGCTTCACCCCGCGCACCCGGCACCAGGTCGACGACTTCGCCACGGTGCTCGCGCTGGTCGCCGCCGGTCAGGGCGTGGCGCTGGTGCCGGAGCTGGGACTGGTCGATCGGCCGGACGGCGTGACGCTGACCCGGCTGTCGGTCGGCCGGCACACCCGCATCGCGCACCGCAGCGGCGCCGAGGACCACCCGGCGGTTCAGGCCTTCGCGGAGGCGATGGAGTCGGCAGTTCCCGAGGGTCTCTAG
- a CDS encoding SPFH domain-containing protein, with protein MEAATVTTIIVVIVIILVVLTIAVKSVLIIPQAQAAVIERLGRYRTTATPGPKLLMPFLDRVRARIDLREQVVSFPPQPVITEDNLTVSIDTVVYFQVTDPRAAVYEISNYIVGVEQLTTTTLRNVVGGMSLEQTLTSRDSINNQLRGVLDEATGRWGIRVARVELKAIDPPPSIQDSMEKQMRADREKRAMILTAEGQRESAIKTAEGQKQGQILAAEGAKQAAILAAEADRQSRILRAEGERAARFLQAQGQAKAIEKVFAAIKAGRPTPEVLAYQYLQTLPQMAQGDANKVWLVPTDYSKALEGFARLLGAPGEDGVFRYEPPAAEPAAPAAEEMDESVANWFDPPQPTEATQAVRAAERAAAEITADPPEPHGGYTELSDGPRS; from the coding sequence ATGGAGGCAGCGACAGTGACCACGATCATCGTCGTGATCGTCATCATCCTGGTGGTGTTGACGATCGCGGTGAAGTCCGTGCTGATCATCCCGCAGGCGCAGGCGGCGGTGATCGAGCGGCTGGGCCGGTACCGGACCACCGCCACGCCGGGCCCGAAGCTGCTGATGCCGTTCCTGGACCGGGTGCGGGCCCGGATCGACCTGCGGGAGCAGGTGGTGTCCTTCCCGCCGCAGCCGGTGATCACCGAGGACAACCTGACGGTCTCCATCGACACCGTCGTGTACTTCCAGGTGACCGACCCGCGGGCGGCGGTCTACGAGATCTCCAACTACATCGTCGGCGTGGAGCAGCTGACCACCACGACGCTGCGCAACGTGGTCGGCGGCATGAGCCTGGAGCAGACGCTGACCTCCCGTGACTCGATCAACAACCAGCTGCGCGGGGTGCTGGACGAGGCGACCGGCCGGTGGGGCATCCGGGTGGCCCGGGTCGAGCTGAAGGCGATCGACCCGCCGCCGTCCATCCAGGACTCGATGGAGAAGCAGATGCGCGCCGACCGGGAGAAGCGCGCGATGATCCTGACCGCCGAGGGCCAGCGGGAGTCGGCGATCAAGACGGCCGAGGGCCAGAAGCAGGGCCAGATCCTGGCGGCCGAGGGCGCCAAGCAGGCGGCGATCCTGGCCGCCGAGGCCGACCGGCAGTCCCGGATCCTGCGCGCGGAGGGCGAGCGGGCGGCCCGTTTCCTGCAGGCCCAGGGCCAGGCCAAGGCGATCGAGAAGGTGTTCGCGGCGATCAAGGCGGGCCGGCCGACGCCGGAGGTGCTGGCCTACCAGTACCTGCAGACGCTGCCGCAGATGGCGCAGGGCGACGCCAACAAGGTGTGGCTGGTGCCGACCGACTACAGCAAGGCGCTGGAGGGTTTCGCCCGGCTGCTGGGCGCGCCCGGCGAGGACGGGGTGTTCCGCTACGAGCCGCCGGCGGCGGAGCCGGCCGCGCCCGCGGCCGAGGAGATGGACGAGTCGGTGGCCAACTGGTTCGACCCGCCGCAGCCGACGGAGGCCACGCAGGCGGTGCGGGCCGCCGAGCGGGCGGCCGCGGAGATCACCGCCGACCCGCCGGAGCCGCACGGCGGTTACACGGAGTTGTCGGACGGCCCGCGTTCCTGA
- a CDS encoding MATE family efflux transporter: protein MALSTERSSQLRQLLTLAVPALGVLAAEPLYLLVDTAVVGHLGAAQLAGLSVGAIVLAQIGQQMTFLSFGTTARSARLHGAGRRADAVAEGVQATWFAVIAGLLLLVVGQLLAEPIARLLAGDARSAAAAVGWLRIALFGAPLVLVTMAGNGWLRGVQDMRRPLWFVLAGNGISAVLCPVLVHGLGWGLNGSAIANVVAQLISASLFVRALRAEGVSLRPVPSQLRAQLTYGRDLALLGLAFQACWVSATAVAAHTSAAAVGAHQVVFQLWMFLAYVLDALAVAAQALVGSALGADDRDRAYRVAWQVTGCGLVFGIALSALFAALSGVLPHAFTTDAAVLSQMPKAWWFFVALQPVGGIVFVLDGVLLGAGDAKFLRTGNACAAVFGFLPVVWASLSLHWGLVGIWSALTVFLLIRLANGVLRLRSGRWAVLGAVR, encoded by the coding sequence ATGGCGCTGTCGACCGAACGGTCGTCGCAGTTACGGCAGCTGTTGACGCTGGCCGTGCCGGCGCTGGGCGTGCTCGCCGCCGAACCGCTCTACCTGCTCGTGGACACCGCGGTGGTGGGCCACCTGGGAGCGGCGCAGCTGGCCGGGCTGTCGGTCGGCGCGATCGTGTTGGCGCAGATCGGCCAGCAGATGACGTTCCTGAGCTTCGGCACCACCGCGCGCTCGGCCCGCCTGCACGGCGCCGGGCGGCGGGCCGACGCGGTGGCCGAGGGCGTGCAGGCGACGTGGTTCGCCGTGATCGCCGGGCTGCTGCTACTCGTGGTCGGGCAGCTGCTGGCCGAGCCGATCGCGAGGCTGCTCGCCGGCGACGCGCGGTCCGCCGCGGCCGCCGTGGGATGGCTGCGGATCGCGCTGTTCGGCGCGCCGCTGGTGCTGGTCACCATGGCCGGCAACGGGTGGCTGCGCGGCGTGCAGGACATGCGTCGGCCGCTGTGGTTCGTGCTGGCGGGCAACGGCATCTCGGCGGTGCTGTGTCCGGTGCTCGTGCACGGCCTCGGGTGGGGCCTGAACGGCTCGGCGATCGCCAACGTCGTCGCGCAGCTGATCTCGGCGAGCCTGTTCGTGCGGGCGCTGCGGGCCGAGGGGGTGTCGCTCAGGCCGGTGCCGTCCCAGCTGCGCGCGCAGCTGACCTACGGCCGTGACCTGGCGCTGCTCGGCCTGGCGTTCCAGGCGTGCTGGGTGTCGGCCACGGCCGTCGCCGCGCACACCTCCGCCGCGGCTGTCGGGGCGCACCAGGTCGTGTTCCAGCTGTGGATGTTCCTGGCGTACGTGCTCGACGCCCTCGCGGTCGCCGCGCAGGCCCTGGTCGGCTCCGCCCTCGGCGCCGACGACCGCGACCGGGCCTACCGCGTCGCCTGGCAGGTCACCGGCTGCGGCCTCGTCTTCGGCATCGCCCTGTCCGCGCTGTTCGCCGCGTTGTCCGGCGTCCTGCCGCACGCCTTCACCACCGACGCCGCGGTGCTGTCCCAGATGCCCAAGGCGTGGTGGTTCTTCGTCGCCCTGCAACCCGTCGGCGGCATCGTGTTCGTGCTGGACGGCGTGCTGCTCGGCGCCGGCGACGCGAAGTTCCTGCGCACCGGCAACGCCTGCGCCGCAGTGTTCGGCTTCCTGCCGGTGGTGTGGGCGTCGTTGAGCCTGCACTGGGGACTGGTCGGCATCTGGTCCGCCCTGACAGTGTTCCTGCTGATCCGCCTCGCCAACGGCGTGCTGCGCCTGCGCTCGGGCCGTTGGGCGGTGCTGGGGGCCGTGCGCTGA
- the dapA gene encoding 4-hydroxy-tetrahydrodipicolinate synthase has product MEGILVPLITPFAADGSIATDALAALADDVLTQGAAGIVALGTTAEAFALDADEKRIVLDICAQACADHGASLIVGAGSNDTRSSATALAEHPHVDAALVPVPYYVRPGEAGVLAHFTRLAADTPVPLLVYHVPHRTAQPLSAATLLTLSRIPDIVGAKVASGMTEDAVALLGDCPPDFAVFAGDDTYLSPMLALGARGGITASAHLATAQFARLVSAWHKGDMATARPLGHTLARLATALFAEPNPTVLKGVLHAQGRIPTPDVRLPLLPASPESVAAALTEATE; this is encoded by the coding sequence ATGGAAGGCATCCTCGTCCCCCTGATCACGCCGTTCGCCGCTGACGGCAGCATCGCCACCGACGCGCTCGCGGCGCTGGCCGACGACGTCCTCACGCAGGGCGCAGCCGGCATCGTCGCGCTGGGCACCACGGCGGAGGCCTTCGCCCTCGACGCCGACGAGAAGCGCATCGTCCTCGACATCTGCGCGCAGGCCTGCGCCGACCACGGCGCCTCCCTCATCGTTGGCGCCGGCAGCAACGACACCCGCTCCAGCGCCACAGCCCTCGCCGAACATCCGCACGTCGACGCCGCGCTCGTGCCCGTGCCGTACTACGTGCGCCCTGGCGAGGCCGGCGTCCTCGCTCACTTCACCCGGCTCGCCGCCGACACCCCCGTGCCGCTGCTCGTCTACCACGTGCCGCACCGCACGGCCCAGCCGCTCAGCGCCGCCACCCTGCTGACGCTCAGCCGGATTCCCGACATCGTCGGGGCCAAGGTCGCCAGCGGCATGACCGAGGACGCCGTCGCGCTGCTCGGCGACTGCCCGCCGGACTTCGCCGTCTTCGCCGGCGACGACACGTACCTGTCGCCCATGCTCGCCCTCGGCGCACGCGGCGGCATCACCGCCTCCGCGCACCTGGCCACCGCGCAGTTCGCCCGGCTCGTGTCGGCTTGGCACAAGGGCGACATGGCCACCGCCCGCCCGCTCGGCCACACCCTGGCCCGGCTGGCGACCGCCCTGTTCGCCGAGCCCAACCCGACCGTGCTCAAGGGCGTGCTGCATGCCCAGGGCCGCATCCCCACCCCGGACGTGCGCCTGCCCCTGCTGCCCGCGAGCCCGGAGTCCGTTGCCGCCGCGCTGACCGAGGCAACCGAATAG